A region from the Poecilia reticulata strain Guanapo linkage group LG12, Guppy_female_1.0+MT, whole genome shotgun sequence genome encodes:
- the zgc:162472 gene encoding transcription factor TFIIIB component B'' homolog isoform X2, producing the protein MFRRSRFSVRPNVSTVGRTAAGTPQEPPAASLEAGQTQKEPNEGSNASLESKSDATPSENAPSTGDGNDQNGDGASSSASVQRRKRFSIKPKVAPGRPPAISRTPKSPVKAASTPSGDGMCESDLEKPSTSSQPAKTPAPRGLQSPRRRRLSEDAKQHKIQPKVGPVSSEKPGPPSVSPSEDSPKPTHLPADRSKQVENISTSQAKEVHSRAHDRVPPSIPDKEATEISEKAKTLISSKNLTSMTPSAMSLSRLLNDPSDVQRMLKARRLRELLRQERSKETNLKRAKTRRKDFTLDPTKMTMRDLIHYLPTSNPMRSSLEEHNEENETVIPPSPRREGSTERPPVPEVTPTKVNTREEEEEEEEAAAEEDQEESLMVPQLKVAEDGSLIIDEESLTVEVQRAKGPNPASDRDPIFERGSTTTYSSFRKSNYSKPWSIEETDMFYLAVSMVGTDFSMICQLFPHRARSEIKNKFKKEERENSWRIDKAFRERRKLDIEYFSKLLEKIMEFQREKKKLKSLVGKNNKRKARTRPKGKRPAKSLSDVEEEEENKIPDLEEEQEKENEDQCNEGETPASEPMKKRKKKNGEETNEKKNKTAEVPEALEAALPESHTDSEMSPNVNTTKDPVIKPAKLSRARAPKPLLPLGLKRGTKGKSEETQSDKGDTNARQEEEQVTKNESNARKTSRERFSGDDISSEEEEETVKHQGPTRYGRIPKPNLAFAYPSKDELHSSEAETSSAPKSKPKVSLKRGKSLKPQSDQKPKKSKLVTLRSSKPDFSDDDEDEEDGCCISDKGIMSCGLHSLNDVISEVDDPMAEDVIDIITSEQTEFSQDDGYNEAAQTLLTIGKVGHVCMSTEGEVTTQASASGMVTDGNKSDHLDEQIVADAQPQSALSTACSQIGGEISETVAGVDLGNLEMRHSDTSHVKTTEPKCDERKTAQSSNSNSPSTKVARFSKVKPKPNLGRSSRTTPPTIQTEISKKNEAEERRSVGAVEATPKRADSDEALLEDGDSLKEVQLTEEKSGNSLITQGCSMSLSQAEFSGNEVARGTNSPSRKDVSVAPHDRTDESDLSSSLESKSELTRIVPEPCTPSDSIQDSSSKHPPAEKDLPANQKSTGVFAPRRSRLAKIKPNLSQMSRTAMNKSQISKETVKTDPLTTSNSESQKQTIPDVETQSTSFLSRNVDVSPQAERQNTLKVLSSPETQAEYKSNVELAAVPEQSCSPATSISPVENKPASKQESNVTSAQLRRSRLQKVKPKPNLTQTLRATVTKPQATEDTAIKSPTESTQIHLEDTDCASRLNPILASDSIHVSTAKQVTNKPASTEIVNQVDIELLPVDQCQKQTSAESSSASKSTDKALDSLDETSEISCRGDMTSHVSRTNFDSDQDQRGQPAGSVRPQEESAVCKPDGENAASEQPRRNRLSKIRLRPNISQASRASKLKPRTSERQSENHANPEPDPDPTCGPLSDRQSGNNNPVMELSPPLTSESSEMKKTLSEAKKQNFNVNPELMKQESTSSENLIGATSSTFSNNSPTVKGPQFGQGSNLNSGADLERSNLSACFAPSEELQVSQKEDKVPSAQLVKRSRSQKPKPNLSQTARPVRSKANDKSEVQPQLCAQQTTAEKGTYSEFTDANLTAQGGPSESINVSQTVKSAIISIVNIGSSARDQMEPCVASARDQKDDKSHAENSTTTQAVRRPQSQASEQNREIEEKVLKNVEVSSSAVTEKTIPQRRQRFSKVKPKPNLEKSCRVRKLQSDDHSRPFEDQSKEMLSVALEQPLESTEDKMSDTDPASGDCNLAIKPKPNLRCSGRLQQTQPAGNTKPMETVSDSTLQAFGASREIKKSVHELKADTHDPEKALEKSNEKDSSSIDSHSSHSCVQPQSSYGHKASSTEAIQKDPLLSQMLPEQVPSDLEEPFFILSLTEIPVPSAGEVGASGAQNLSYLPATGGSGQQTSVSEASLKAEENHPEVSVEPKVLKNSVAEANETTGDDLGDKETRLSRKPKVSASDVSKASVYETRSSKCRKAASRRNQKKTPTKAAQTSSKPTASASNSNIPSQTRAAAAAAAEALTAPVRAHIDLRSSSTAFTSSERESGFVDNEPTSVSQYFLSDIFTEVDEG; encoded by the exons ATGTTTCGTCGGTCGAGATTCAGTGTTCGCCCCAATGTCAGCACGGTCGGGAGAACGGCAGCGGGAACGCCTCAGGAACCCCCGGCAGCAAGCCTGGAGGCAGGTCAGACCCAAAAGGAACCAAACGAGGGCAGTAACGCTTCTCTAGAAAGCAAGTCTGACGCTACACCATCAGAAAACGCTCCCAGTACGGG CGATGGCAATGACCAGAACGGGGACGGCGCCAGCTCCTCGGCATCAGTCCAGAGACGGAAGCGCTTCTCCATCAAGCCCAAGGTGGCTCCTGGTCGGCCTCCAGCCATCTCCCGGACACCAAAATCCCCCGTCAAAGCAGCCTCTACGCCTTCAGGCGACGGCATGTGTGAGTCAGACCTAGAAAAGCCGTCGACATCTAGTCAGCCGGCGAAAACGCCAGCACCTCGAGGGCTCCAGTCCCCGAGGCGAAGAAGACTCTCTGAAGATgcaaagcagcacaaaataCAACCAAAGGTCGGTCCCGTCTCCTCTGAGAAACCAGGACCTCCGTCTGTTTCTCCGTCTGAGGACTCGCCAAAGCCAACCCATCTGCCGGCAGACCGCAGCaaacaagtggaaaacatttcaaccaGTCAGGCCAAGGAAGTTCATTCAAGAGCACACGACAGAGTGCCACCTTCTATACCGGACAAGGAAGCTACAGAAATATCAGAGAAAGCAAAGACTCTCATATCATCAAAAAATTTAACTTCAATGACCCCATCAGCGATGTCCCTGAGCAGACTCCTGAATGACCCGTCAGACGTACAGAGGATGCTGAAGGCTCGGAGGCTGAGAGAGCTGCTGAGGCAGGAGCGCTCCAAAGAAACG AATCTCAAAAGAGCTAAAACACGTCGAAAGGACTTCACTTTAGACCCGACAAAAATGACCATGAGAGACCTCATCCACTACCTCCCTACGTCCAATCCTATGAG ATCCAGTTTGGAAGAACACAATGAGGAGAACGAGACGGTGATCCCACCTTCGCCAAGAAGAGAAGG GTCAACAGAGCGACCTCCGGTACCTGAGGTCACCCCTACCAAAGTGAataccagagaagaagaagaggaggaggaagaggctgcGGCAGAGGAAGATCAGGAGGAATCTCTCATGGTTCCTCAGCTCAAAGTAGCAGAAGACGGCTCGCTGATCATTGATGAAGAGAG CTTAACGGTGGAAGTCCAGCGAGCCAAAGGGCCGAACCCGGCGTCCGACAGAGACCCCATCTTTGAGAGAGGCTCCACGACAACTTACTCAAGCTTCAGGAAATCAAATTACTCCAAACCCTGGTCGATTGAAG AGACCGACATGTTCTACCTGGCAGTCAGCATGGTGGGGACAGACTTTTCCATGATTTGCCAACTGTTTCCACACAGAGCTCGGTCAGAAATAAAA AACAAGTTCAAAAAAGAAGAACGAGAAAACTCCTGGAGGATCGACAAAGCTTTTA GAGAGAGGCGAAAACTGGATATAGAATACTTTTCTAAGCTGCTGGAGAAAATTATGGAGTttcagagagagaagaagaaactcaAGTCACTCGTTGGgaagaacaacaaaagaaaagccagAACGAGGCCAAAGG GCAAGAGACCGGCAAAGAGTCTGAGTGacgtggaggaagaggaggagaacaaAATTCCTGATttggaggaagagcaggagaaaGAGAACGAGGACCAGTGTAACGAAGGGGAAACTCCTGCTTCTGAGCCGATGAAAAAACGCAAAAAGAAGAACGGGGAGGAAAcgaatgagaagaaaaacaaaacag ctgaagtACCCGAAGCCTTGGAGGCGGCACTTCCTGAGAGCCACACCGATTCAGAAAT GTCTCCAAACGTAAATACAACCAAGGATCCAGTCATCAAGCCAGCCAAGCTGTCACGAGCCAGAGCACCAAAACCACTCCTGCCTTTGGGCCTGAAGCGAGGCACAAAGGGGAAAAGTGAAGAAACCCAGTCAGATAAAGGAGATACGAATGCgagacaagaagaagaacag gtgactaaaaatgaatcaaatgcACGCAAAACTAGTAGGGAAAGGTTTTCTGGCGATGACATTTCTtctgaagaggaagaggaaacggTAAAGCATCAAGGACCCACCAG ATATGGAAGAATCCCCAAACCCAATCTGGCCTTTGCTTATCCTAGCAAAGATGAATTACATTCCTCTGAAGCAGAAACGTCTTCAGCCCCAAAGTCCAAACCCAAAGTTTCTCTGAAAAGAGGCAAATCACTGAAACCGCAATCCGACCAAAAACCCAAGAAATCCAAACTGGTTACTCTCAGATCCTCCAAGCCAGACTTCAGCGACGACGACGAAGATGAGGAAGATGGATGTTGCATCTCCGATAAAGGCATCATGTCTTGTGGCCTGCACTCGTTGAATGATGTGATTTCAGAAGTGGATGACCCTATGGCCGAG gaTGTTATCGACATTATTACCTCAGAACAAACAGAAT TTTCTCAGGATGACGGCTATAATGAGGCCGCTCAAACCCTTTTGACGATCGGTAAGGTTGGTCACGTCTGTATGTCAACAGAGGGAGAAGTGACTACGCAAGCCTCCGCATCAG GAATGGTAACGGATGGGAATAAATCAGACCACTTGGATGAACAGATTGTGGCTGATGCACAACCGCAAAGTGCTTTATCTACTGCATGTTCGCAGATAGGCGGAGAAATTTCAGAAACTGTTGCCGGTGTGGACCTAGGAAACCTAGAAATGAGGCACAGCGATACATCTCATGTTAAAACCACCGAGCCAAAATGTGACGAGCGAAAGACTGCACAGAGCTCAAATAGCAATTCTCCATCAACCAAGGTGGCGCGCTTTTCTAAAGTAAAGCCTAAACCAAACCTTGGGCGATCTTCAAGGACCACACCTCCAACAATCCAAACGGAGATTTCCAAAAAGAATGAGGCTGAAGAGAGACGCTCGGTTGGTGCTGTTGAAGCAACCCCAAAGAGAGCAGACTCTGATGAAGCATTGTTAGAAGACGGTGATTCTCTTAAGGAAGTTCAACTAACAGAAGAGAAATCTGGGAATTCATTGATCACACAAGGTTGCTCCATGTCATTATCCCAGGCTGAATTTAGTGGGAATGAGGTTGCCAGAGGTACAAACTCACCCAGTCGTAAAGATGTAAGTGTTGCACCTCATGACAGAACTGATGAGTCTGATTTAAGCAGCTCTTTGGAATCTAAGTCAGAATTGACGCGTATTGTGCCAGAGCCATGCACACCTTCAGACTCAATCcaagacagcagcagcaaacatcCTCCTGCTGAAAAAGATTTACCTGCCAATCAAAAGAGTACGGGTGTTTTTGCACCTAGAAGGAGTAGATTGGCAAAAATCAAACCCAACCTTTCACAGATGTCAAGAACTGCAATGAATAAATCTCAGATCAGTAAAGAGACTGTAAAGACAGACCCACTCACTACGTCAAACTCAGAATCCCAAAAGCAAACCATACCAGATGTGGAAACCCAATCTACTAGCTTTTTGTCAAGAAATGTTGATGTGTCCCCTCAAGCAGAACGCCAGAATACTCTTAAGGTTCTTTCTAGTCCAGAAACACAAGCTGAATATAAATCAAATGTAGAATTAGCTGCAGTCCCAGAACAAAGTTGTAGTCCTGCTACATCGATCTCCCCTGTAGAAAACAAACCAGCTAGTAAACAAGAGAGTAATGTTACATCTGCTCAGTTGAGAAGGAGCCGTTTGCAGAAGGTTAAGCCCAAACCAAATCTAACCCAGACTTTAAGAGCTACAGTAACTAAACCTCAAGCCACAGAAGACACAGCAATCAAAAGTCCTACAGAGTCGACACAGATTCACTTGGAAGACACTGACTGTGCTTCAAGGTTGAACCCAATACTGGCTTCGGACTCCATTCATGTATCGACAGCAAAGCAGGTTACAAACAAACCTGCATCGACTGAGATTGTTAATCAGGTTGACATTGAACTTCTTCCAGTTGACCAATGTCAAAAGCAAACCAGCGCCGAATCAAGTTCGGCTTCTAAGTCCACAGATAAAGCTTTGGATTCTCTCGATGAAACAAGTGAAATTAGTTGTCGTGGTGACATGACATCACATGTTAGTCGAACAAACTTTGATTCTGACCAAGACCAACGCGGTCAACCTGCTGGGTCTGTAAGACCTCAGGAAGAGTCGGCTGTCTGCAAACCTGACGGGGAAAATGCAGCTTCTGAACAGCCGAGGCGAAATCGATTATCAAAAATCAGACTTAGACCTAACATTTCTCAAGCATCAAGAGCTTCAAAGCTGAAACCTCGAACATCAGAAAGACAGTCAGAGAATCACGCAAATCCTGAACCGGACCCAGACCCAACATGCGGCCCGTTGTCAGACAGacaaagtggaaataataatCCTGTGATGGAATTAAGTCCACCTCTTACCTCTGAatcttcagaaatgaaaaagacaCTTTCTGAAGCAAAGAAGCAAAACTTTAACGTCAATCCTGAGCTGATGAAACAAGAGTCAACATCCAGTGAAAACCTCATAGGTGCAACATCTTCAACCTTCAGCAATAATAGCCCAACAGTTAAAGGACCACAGTTTGGTCAAGGGTCAAACCTGAATTCAGGAGCAGATCTAGAAAGAAGCAACCTTTCAGCTTGCTTTGCTCCCTCTGAAGAGTTACAAGTCAGTCAGAAGGAGGATAAAGTGCCATCTGCTCAGCTGGTCAAAAGGAGTCGATCACAAAAACCTAAACCAAATTTATCACAGACCGCAAGACCTGTAAGGTCCAAAGCCAATGACAAATCTGAAGTCCAACCCCAACTCTGTGCACAGCAGACAACCGCAGAGAAAGGGACGTATTCTGAGTTCACAGATGCAAACTTGACAGCTCAAGGTGGACCAAGTGAGAgcataaatgtttcacaaacaGTTAAATCAGCAATTATCAGCATTGTAAATATAGGCAGTTCAGCCCGAGACCAGATGGAGCCTTGTGTTGCGTCGGCCCGTGATCAAAAGGATGACAAATCACACGCAGAAAACTCAACAACTACGCAGGCTGTAAGAAGACCTCAAAGCCAGGCCTCTGAGCAGAATAGAGAAATTGAGGAAAAAGTactaaaaaatgttgaagtttcaAGTTCAGCTGTCACAGAAAAAACAATTCCTCAACGAAGGCAGCGCTTTTCCAAAGTCAAACCCAAGCccaatttagaaaaaagctgTAGAGTCAGAAAGCTTCAGTCCGATGATCACAGCAGACCTTTTGAAGACCAGAGTAAAGAGATGTTGTCTGTTGCATTGGAGCAACCGCTGGAATCAACTGAGGACAAAATGTCAGATACAGACCCAGCATCTGGAGATTGCAACTTGGCTATTAAACCGAAACCCAACCTGCGCTGCAGCGGACGTCTTCAGCAAACCCAGCCAGCTGGAAACACAAAACCAATGGAAACAG tctCTGACAGTACTTTGCAAGCCTTTGGTGCCTCTAGGGAAATCAAGAAATCTGTACATGAACTTAAAGCCGACACCCACGATCCAGAAAAAGCCCTTGAGAAATCGAACGAAAAAGACTCAAGTTCAATTGATTCTCATTCCTCTCATAGTTGTGTTCAACCACAATCTTCTTATGGG CATAAAGCATCAAGCACCGAGGCAATTCAGAAAGATCCGCTCCTGTCACAAA TGCTGCCAGAGCAAGTGCCTTCAGATCTAGAGGAGCCCTTTTTCATCCTCTCCCTGACGGAGATCCCGGTCCCCTCAGCAGGGGAAGTGGGAGCGAGCGGAGCCCAGAACCTCTCTTATCTTCCCGCAACAGGTGGATCGGGACAGCAGACGAG TGTTTCTGAGGCGAGtttgaaagcagaagaaaaccaTCCAGAAGTTTCTGTTGAACCTAAAGTTCTCAAGAACTCCGTCGCTGAGGCGAACGAAACAACCGGTGATGATTTAGGCGACAAGGAAACTCGTCTCAGCAG AAAACCCAAAGTTTCTGCTTCTGACGTTTCCAAAGCGAGCGTTTATGAAACGAGGAGTTCCAAGTGTAGAAAAGCAGCAAGTAGGAGAAATCAGAAGAAAACTCCAACCAAAGCAGCACAGACATCTTCAAAACCTACAGCCTCTGCATCAAATTCTAATATTCCCAGTCaaacaagagcagcagcagcggcagcagcagaggCGCTTACGGCACCAGTTCGTGCGCATATTGACCTGAGGTCTTCATCTACG GCTTTCACGTCCTCGGAAAGGGAGAGCGGCTTTGTCGACAACGAGCCTACGAGCGTGTCGCAGTACTTCCTGAGTGACATCTTCACAGAAGTTGATGAAGGATAA